One genomic segment of Suttonella sp. R2A3 includes these proteins:
- a CDS encoding UDP-N-acetylmuramoyl-L-alanyl-D-glutamate--2,6-diaminopimelate ligase, with the protein MNLRELLAADVEDGERHVARITTDSRQLDAQTWWLAGRGVSRHALDFYDPNLNYAGVIYEPPHPAAQPDWIAVDQLNMKVGEIAARFYGHPSDRLTIFAVTGTDGKSSLVHLLAQGLDAAMLGTIGNGRLNQLQKASHTTADALSMQQQLAQFVDQGVEQVAMEVSSHALDQGRIAGVKVDVALFSNLSRDHLDYHGTMDAYFLAKSQLFARPIRHAIVNIDDSYGRRLIKEDLIYKEATIWAVSSRDAASVSADNVLTATEIELGSDGISFTLSVDGQSVRVHSRLLARFNVDNLLNVAACLMANGYSLKDCAAVLAKLHGVPGRVERIGLPEGRAAIVDYAHTPAALENALQGIRAHIKGKLWVVFGCGGNRDMGKRPLMAEVAERYADHVVLTDDNPRHEDPRSIIDQVLTGFTHPDNVQVVCPREAAIIAALEQMQAGDGLLIAGKGHEDYQIIGDTRHYFSDQQVVNDYAQR; encoded by the coding sequence ATGAACCTTCGTGAATTACTTGCAGCCGATGTCGAAGATGGCGAGCGTCATGTTGCGCGTATTACCACCGATTCTCGGCAATTAGACGCGCAAACTTGGTGGCTTGCCGGGCGAGGGGTTAGCCGTCATGCGTTGGATTTTTATGATCCTAACTTGAATTATGCCGGGGTGATCTATGAACCTCCACACCCGGCAGCACAACCGGACTGGATAGCGGTTGATCAGCTGAATATGAAGGTTGGCGAGATTGCCGCACGATTTTATGGGCATCCGAGCGACCGATTAACCATTTTTGCGGTTACTGGAACTGATGGAAAATCATCACTCGTTCATTTACTCGCTCAAGGCTTGGATGCGGCAATGCTCGGCACCATTGGCAACGGCCGCCTAAATCAGTTACAAAAAGCCAGCCATACCACAGCTGATGCGCTAAGCATGCAACAACAGCTGGCACAATTTGTCGATCAGGGGGTCGAACAGGTGGCGATGGAGGTTTCCTCGCACGCGCTTGATCAAGGGCGAATTGCCGGGGTAAAGGTCGATGTTGCGCTCTTTAGTAATCTAAGCCGCGATCATTTGGATTATCACGGCACGATGGATGCGTATTTTCTCGCGAAATCCCAGTTGTTTGCGCGTCCGATTCGTCACGCGATAGTAAATATCGATGATTCTTATGGGCGTCGACTGATTAAAGAAGATCTGATTTATAAAGAGGCAACTATCTGGGCGGTCAGTAGTCGTGATGCAGCATCTGTTTCAGCAGATAATGTGTTAACGGCTACAGAGATTGAGCTCGGCTCAGATGGGATTAGCTTTACCCTCAGTGTCGATGGGCAAAGTGTCCGTGTGCATAGTAGGCTTTTGGCGCGGTTTAATGTCGATAATTTATTGAACGTGGCAGCGTGCTTAATGGCGAACGGTTATTCGCTCAAAGATTGCGCCGCCGTATTGGCAAAATTGCACGGTGTGCCAGGGCGTGTTGAGCGCATTGGTTTGCCTGAAGGGCGCGCAGCGATTGTCGATTATGCGCACACACCAGCGGCGCTGGAAAATGCCTTACAGGGTATTCGTGCGCATATCAAAGGTAAACTATGGGTGGTTTTTGGCTGTGGTGGAAACCGCGATATGGGAAAACGTCCACTGATGGCTGAAGTCGCCGAGCGTTACGCCGATCATGTTGTGCTAACCGATGATAACCCGCGTCATGAAGATCCTAGAAGTATTATTGACCAAGTGCTCACAGGGTTTACCCATCCTGACAATGTACAAGTCGTTTGCCCGCGTGAAGCAGCGATCATTGCCGCGCTTGAACAAATGCAAGCAGGTGATGGGTTGCTGATTGCGGGCAAAGGGCATGAGGATTATCAAATTATTGGCGATACGCGCCACTATTTTAGCGACCAACAAGTGGTGAATGACTATGCTCAGCGCTAA